A portion of the Microcoleus sp. FACHB-831 genome contains these proteins:
- a CDS encoding PAS domain S-box protein gives MSNIKKRVLVELIAIAAVAMLGFTMATFKLSEIISKLACERQESQIVEFFAFILIMSLAFGFLLWQIWGNRHNKELLQINSESEYRFLFENNPHPMWVYDQNTLEFLAVNDAAINHYGYSREEFLRRTILDIRPPDDVSLLLDVISVSSPGVNIPGIWKHQKKDGSIIDVEIVFHTLTFAGRAARLVLATDITNRLWAERALRSSEEKYRTLFEASADAIFLQTLDGFVLDGNTSACEVFGYKQEELVGLSLKDLFTEDTANQVKALIAERLTEGCIFIEGISKNKDGTIFPSEVRVKRLTMCGIEMLIIYVRNISSRKKTEEKVIFQASILDQVRNAVIATDVEGKIIYWNKFAEKLYQWKSEEVIGKSIYAIAVPPNSQEEAQEIIAGLNKSLYWEGEFVVSRKDGSTFTAQVVDAVIKDTQGKPTAFVGVSIDITERKQAEQALQLVVRGTASVTGNGFFYELVRYLALALKVRYALIGKAIDKTGNKIQTLAVWAGDEYGENFEYDLAGTPCENVVGQALRFYPCGVQSLFPFDSLLADMEVESYLGIPIFDSQGSKLGILLVMDDKEMAESPSVISIMSIFATKAGAELERKAAEEKIEFQANILAQVKDAVIAVDNCDRITYWNQGAEFLYNLKIDEALGQPIDEVANYRWVKPEDERAASESLVATGLWKGEKIATRDSEEIYIESTISILKDSNANPDGFLYVCRDISPRKQAEEALRESEERFRQLAENIHEVFYLSDLRKPKIIYVSPAYEEIWGSTCESLYKQPTSFMDALHPEDRDRAIAFYAQKQRGEDCELEYRIVLPDGAIRWIWDRSFIICDEFNQPYRVCGLAQDITERKAAQAGLQKAYDALEIAVEQRTSELGSAIAQLGNQIAERERIQKALHQSERRYRAISELTSDYVYAVRIDPNGQLAVEWVTEAFNRITGYSLEEINTLGGWMRVIHPDDLEIGKVFGEAISSNQPFVGEYRIVRKDGEIRWLIDRAQPEWDASSSRLVGMIGGVQDITVRKHALQALRESEERLSALAKLVEDIAANIPGSVYRLAIKDNGNIELPFLSAGTQELTGIAPKEAMADPSLLHTIIHSDDKEQFVQLTSASVETLEPFRHEYRIITTSGQLKWVQDSARYYRTDKGDVVADGVVLDITPRKQAEEARWESEQRYQTLARVSPVGIFRSDVRGQTLYANERACEIAGRTPEQVLGGGWGQALHPDDRDRVFVLWEQAKKDNLLFQSEYRLLRPDGVQTWVLAQVAAEKGNDGEVIGYVGTITDISDRKQVEEEKTSLIASLQESQERFRSAFEHTPIGMALVGIDGAWLQVNRSVSEILGYSEAELLKKNFQELTHPEDLDNNLDCKDKLLAGEIRTYQMEKRYIHKLGRIVWVLLSVSLVKNSEGKPLYFISQMQDISDAVAAATQRKQAEEERQKLVSLVENSADFIAMATFEGEPFYLNEAGRQLVGLDSVEEVLASSISDYLLPETWLQYRDVIIPAALQTGYWDGESQLRHFKTGRLIDVQMSLFIVRNPESGAPMCLATIQRDITERKQAEAALQESEARLQMALSCALMGTWDWNAIADEVKWSDSIEFLFGVNPGSLAGTYAAYLDCIHPEDRNCVEQAIALSLKEGRDYYVEHRIIWPDWTIRYVIAKGMVLRDATGRAVRMTGAIVDVTAARQAEDALKQQNERSRLIAEIAQRVRQSLNLTEILNKTVTEVRDFLEVERVAIYQIDVGFDGKFVVESVASGCSSLLGIALKDPCYSAGYIRKYQQGHVTAIADIYTAKLAPCYVDMLANIKIRANLIVPILLESELWGFLCAHECSSSRQWQQLEIDLLRQLSTQVAIAIKQSSLFQQLSDRTAQLEAVNKELETFSYSVSHDLRAPLRRIEGFSKILQEDYADQLNETGKNYLQRVISSTHRMGELIEDLLDLSKVTRTHFERTQVDLSTMARAIAADLQHRDPHRQVEFIIPDDLIAKADARLLQIVLENLLNNAWKYTSHHATARIEVGIWFHPAGYPVFFVSDDGAGFDMAYANKLFGAFQRLHSPNEFPGSGIGLATVQRIINRHGGRLWAESAVEQGATFYFTLK, from the coding sequence TGATGTCTCCCTTCTGTTGGACGTTATATCTGTAAGTTCTCCTGGCGTTAATATACCAGGCATCTGGAAACATCAGAAAAAAGACGGCAGCATTATTGACGTAGAAATCGTATTTCATACCTTAACATTTGCAGGTAGAGCTGCCAGATTAGTTCTTGCCACTGATATTACGAATCGCCTATGGGCAGAGCGGGCATTGCGGTCTAGCGAAGAAAAATATCGAACGCTGTTTGAAGCATCCGCTGATGCAATTTTTTTGCAAACTTTAGATGGTTTTGTGCTTGACGGTAACACTTCAGCGTGTGAAGTATTTGGTTATAAACAAGAAGAATTAGTTGGGCTAAGTTTAAAAGATTTATTTACAGAAGATACCGCTAATCAAGTAAAGGCTTTAATCGCAGAAAGGTTAACGGAAGGGTGTATTTTTATAGAAGGAATTAGTAAAAATAAAGATGGCACAATTTTTCCATCTGAAGTCAGAGTAAAACGGCTAACGATGTGCGGTATTGAAATGCTTATTATTTATGTAAGAAATATCAGCAGCCGCAAGAAAACAGAAGAAAAAGTTATTTTTCAAGCGTCAATACTAGATCAAGTTCGTAATGCTGTAATTGCTACGGATGTAGAGGGAAAGATTATCTATTGGAATAAGTTCGCCGAAAAATTATACCAATGGAAATCAGAAGAAGTAATTGGAAAAAGTATTTATGCGATCGCAGTTCCGCCCAACAGCCAAGAAGAAGCTCAGGAAATTATTGCGGGTTTGAATAAAAGTCTATATTGGGAAGGTGAATTTGTTGTAAGTCGTAAAGATGGCAGCACATTCACGGCTCAAGTGGTGGATGCAGTAATAAAAGACACCCAGGGTAAACCGACAGCATTTGTTGGCGTGAGTATAGACATTACAGAACGCAAGCAGGCAGAGCAAGCATTGCAATTAGTTGTCCGAGGAACTGCATCGGTAACTGGCAATGGATTCTTTTATGAGTTGGTACGTTATCTGGCTCTTGCACTTAAAGTTCGCTATGCCCTAATTGGTAAAGCGATAGACAAAACGGGTAATAAAATACAGACTCTTGCAGTGTGGGCGGGTGACGAGTATGGCGAAAACTTTGAATACGATCTCGCGGGTACTCCTTGTGAAAATGTTGTAGGTCAGGCTCTACGCTTCTACCCTTGCGGCGTGCAGAGTCTTTTCCCGTTCGATTCTCTGCTAGCTGATATGGAAGTGGAGAGCTATCTGGGAATTCCAATTTTTGATTCGCAAGGCAGCAAACTTGGGATTTTGCTGGTGATGGATGATAAAGAAATGGCAGAATCGCCTAGTGTAATTTCGATAATGAGCATTTTTGCAACAAAGGCGGGAGCAGAATTAGAGCGCAAAGCTGCTGAAGAAAAAATTGAATTTCAAGCGAATATTTTGGCTCAAGTGAAGGATGCTGTTATTGCCGTAGATAACTGCGATCGCATCACTTATTGGAATCAGGGAGCGGAATTTTTATATAATCTAAAAATAGATGAAGCACTAGGACAGCCTATAGATGAAGTAGCTAACTATCGCTGGGTTAAACCAGAAGATGAACGGGCGGCAAGTGAATCTTTGGTAGCAACAGGTTTGTGGAAGGGAGAAAAGATTGCTACTAGGGATAGTGAAGAAATTTATATAGAATCAACAATTAGCATACTTAAGGATAGTAATGCTAACCCTGATGGCTTTCTTTATGTATGCCGCGATATCAGCCCCCGCAAGCAAGCAGAAGAGGCATTGCGCGAGAGCGAGGAGCGGTTCCGACAGTTGGCAGAGAACATTCATGAAGTGTTTTATCTGTCGGATCTGAGGAAGCCTAAGATAATTTACGTCAGTCCTGCCTATGAAGAAATTTGGGGTAGCACCTGCGAAAGTTTATACAAGCAGCCCACTTCATTTATGGATGCCCTGCATCCAGAAGATCGAGATCGGGCGATCGCTTTCTACGCCCAAAAACAGCGGGGAGAGGATTGCGAACTAGAGTATCGCATCGTGCTGCCTGACGGAGCGATACGTTGGATTTGGGATCGCAGCTTTATCATTTGCGACGAATTTAATCAACCTTACCGCGTCTGCGGTCTTGCCCAAGACATTACCGAGCGCAAAGCCGCCCAAGCAGGACTGCAAAAAGCTTATGATGCCTTAGAGATTGCAGTAGAGCAGCGAACGAGTGAATTAGGTAGCGCGATCGCGCAACTAGGAAACCAGATTGCCGAACGCGAACGCATCCAAAAAGCACTCCATCAAAGCGAAAGGCGCTATCGTGCTATTTCTGAACTCACCTCTGACTATGTATATGCTGTCAGGATTGACCCCAATGGACAACTGGCGGTTGAATGGGTGACAGAAGCATTCAACCGCATTACAGGCTACAGCTTAGAGGAGATAAATACCCTCGGTGGTTGGATGCGGGTGATTCACCCCGATGATTTGGAAATTGGTAAAGTATTCGGCGAAGCCATCTCCTCCAATCAGCCATTTGTGGGTGAATACCGAATTGTGAGAAAAGATGGTGAAATACGCTGGCTTATCGATCGCGCCCAACCGGAGTGGGATGCATCTAGCTCTCGACTTGTTGGTATGATTGGCGGCGTGCAAGACATCACTGTTCGCAAGCACGCTCTTCAAGCATTGCGAGAATCAGAGGAGCGGTTGTCTGCTTTAGCAAAACTCGTCGAAGACATCGCTGCCAATATTCCAGGCTCGGTGTATCGCCTAGCTATAAAGGATAACGGAAATATTGAATTACCATTCCTCAGCGCAGGCACGCAGGAACTTACTGGAATAGCTCCCAAGGAGGCGATGGCCGATCCCTCGCTATTGCATACAATTATCCATTCTGATGACAAAGAGCAGTTCGTTCAACTTACTTCAGCATCAGTTGAGACTCTTGAGCCTTTCCGCCATGAATACCGCATTATCACAACATCAGGGCAATTAAAGTGGGTGCAAGATAGTGCCCGTTATTACCGAACAGACAAGGGCGATGTAGTTGCAGACGGCGTGGTTCTCGACATCACCCCGCGCAAGCAGGCAGAAGAAGCGCGGTGGGAGAGCGAGCAACGTTATCAAACTTTGGCAAGAGTATCGCCAGTGGGTATATTCCGCTCAGATGTGAGGGGACAGACTTTATACGCCAACGAACGAGCCTGCGAGATTGCAGGAAGGACACCCGAACAAGTCTTGGGAGGCGGCTGGGGACAAGCGTTACATCCCGACGATCGCGATCGCGTATTTGTCCTATGGGAACAAGCAAAGAAGGATAATTTGCTGTTTCAGTCAGAGTATCGCTTGTTGCGCCCAGACGGAGTACAGACGTGGGTACTTGCTCAGGTAGCCGCTGAAAAGGGGAACGACGGAGAAGTTATAGGCTACGTGGGGACAATTACCGACATTAGCGATCGCAAGCAAGTTGAGGAGGAAAAAACCAGTTTAATCGCCTCTCTACAAGAAAGTCAGGAACGTTTTAGAAGCGCATTTGAGCATACGCCAATCGGCATGGCACTGGTGGGAATCGATGGTGCTTGGTTGCAGGTTAATCGTTCGGTATCCGAAATTTTGGGTTATTCAGAAGCCGAATTGCTAAAGAAGAATTTCCAGGAACTCACTCATCCAGAAGATCTAGATAACAATCTTGACTGTAAAGACAAATTGCTGGCGGGTGAAATTCGCACTTACCAAATGGAGAAGCGATACATCCACAAGCTTGGTCGCATTGTATGGGTGCTGTTGAGTGTCTCTTTAGTAAAGAACTCTGAGGGCAAACCTCTTTACTTCATTTCTCAGATGCAAGACATCAGCGATGCAGTGGCGGCGGCTACGCAACGCAAGCAAGCTGAAGAGGAACGCCAAAAGTTGGTTTCTCTGGTCGAAAACAGCGCTGATTTCATTGCTATGGCTACGTTTGAAGGAGAACCATTTTATCTTAATGAAGCAGGGCGACAACTCGTTGGCCTCGATAGCGTTGAAGAGGTTCTGGCAAGTTCAATCTCTGACTATTTATTGCCAGAAACTTGGTTGCAATATCGCGATGTTATTATTCCCGCAGCTCTGCAAACTGGTTATTGGGATGGTGAAAGTCAGCTTCGCCACTTTAAAACGGGAAGACTCATCGACGTACAAATGAGCTTATTTATTGTGCGAAATCCCGAAAGTGGGGCACCTATGTGCTTGGCAACAATTCAGCGCGACATCACAGAACGCAAGCAGGCAGAGGCGGCGCTGCAAGAGAGCGAAGCGCGGCTGCAAATGGCTCTAAGTTGTGCGCTTATGGGTACTTGGGACTGGAACGCGATCGCTGACGAGGTGAAGTGGTCGGATAGTATTGAATTTCTCTTTGGTGTTAATCCAGGTTCCTTGGCTGGAACTTATGCAGCCTATCTAGACTGCATCCATCCAGAAGATCGCAACTGCGTGGAACAGGCGATCGCTCTTTCTCTTAAGGAAGGTAGAGATTATTACGTCGAGCATCGCATCATCTGGCCTGATTGGACAATTCGCTATGTAATAGCTAAGGGGATGGTCTTGCGGGACGCAACAGGACGTGCCGTGCGGATGACAGGGGCGATTGTCGATGTTACTGCGGCTCGACAAGCAGAAGATGCACTAAAACAGCAGAACGAGCGATCGCGTCTGATTGCCGAAATTGCTCAGCGCGTTCGTCAGTCTCTTAACCTCACTGAAATCCTCAACAAGACTGTCACAGAGGTGCGAGATTTTCTGGAAGTCGAACGGGTAGCAATCTATCAAATAGATGTTGGCTTTGATGGTAAGTTTGTTGTCGAATCTGTTGCAAGCGGCTGTTCTTCACTTTTAGGCATCGCTTTAAAAGATCCTTGTTATAGTGCAGGATATATTCGCAAGTATCAACAGGGACACGTAACTGCAATTGCTGACATTTACACGGCGAAGCTAGCCCCTTGTTACGTTGATATGCTGGCTAATATCAAGATTCGCGCCAATCTGATTGTGCCAATTTTATTAGAAAGCGAACTCTGGGGCTTTCTCTGTGCCCATGAATGTTCCTCTTCACGTCAATGGCAGCAGTTGGAAATAGATTTGCTGCGCCAACTATCAACGCAGGTAGCGATCGCCATCAAACAATCCTCGCTTTTTCAACAACTCAGCGATCGCACTGCTCAACTGGAAGCTGTCAATAAGGAACTAGAAACATTTAGTTATTCTGTTTCCCACGACTTACGCGCCCCTTTGCGCCGCATTGAGGGTTTCAGCAAAATTTTGCAAGAAGACTACGCCGATCAGCTAAACGAAACAGGCAAAAACTACCTCCAGAGGGTTATATCCTCTACTCATCGCATGGGAGAACTGATTGAGGACTTGCTCGATCTATCTAAAGTGACGCGCACGCATTTTGAGCGCACTCAAGTCGATCTCAGCACTATGGCAAGAGCGATCGCCGCCGACCTCCAGCACCGCGACCCGCACCGACAAGTAGAATTTATAATTCCTGACGACCTTATCGCTAAGGCTGATGCACGGCTATTGCAAATAGTTCTAGAAAATCTTCTCAACAATGCCTGGAAGTATACATCCCACCACGCTACCGCCCGCATTGAAGTCGGAATCTGGTTCCATCCTGCTGGCTATCCAGTCTTTTTCGTCAGCGATGACGGGGCTGGCTTTGATATGGCTTACGCCAACAAACTCTTTGGGGCTTTCCAGCGCCTCCACTCACCTAATGAGTTTCCAGGTAGTGGCATTGGTCTAGCCACCGTACAACGCATTATTAATCGGCATGGCGGTCGCCTCTGGGCTGAAAGTGCTGTTGAACAGGGGGCAACTTTCTACTTTACCCTTAAATAA
- the queF gene encoding preQ(1) synthase, translating into MSYSSTKSNSDDTGAQATDIKYGERNIAEGQLITFPNPRVGRRYDIHITLPEFTCKCPFSGYPDFATIHITYVPNERVVELKAIKLYINSYRDRYISHEESINQILDDFVAACDPLEVTIKGDFSPRGNVHTVIEVRHQRQKA; encoded by the coding sequence ATGAGCTATTCTTCAACAAAATCAAATTCGGATGATACTGGGGCACAAGCAACAGATATAAAATACGGCGAACGCAATATCGCCGAGGGACAGTTAATTACGTTTCCGAATCCCAGAGTAGGACGACGTTACGATATTCACATTACATTGCCAGAGTTTACCTGTAAGTGTCCATTTTCTGGATATCCAGATTTTGCCACGATCCATATTACCTATGTGCCAAACGAACGGGTAGTAGAACTAAAAGCGATCAAGCTTTATATAAATAGCTACCGCGATCGCTACATTTCTCATGAAGAATCAATTAATCAAATTTTGGATGACTTTGTAGCAGCCTGCGACCCCTTAGAAGTCACCATTAAAGGAGATTTTTCCCCTCGCGGTAACGTCCATACCGTTATAGAAGTCCGCCATCAACGCCAAAAGGCTTAA
- a CDS encoding phasin family protein: MPGFGDIVKKAFYLGVGIAASAGEQAGETIGQLRSQAQKLADEMVAKGEMTTEEARRMVDDMVKQAQQQQSVEASGQTPTNNEPRRIEILTEDEETAKKPDKDVDDMRKQVEAMQEELRRLRRD; the protein is encoded by the coding sequence ATGCCTGGTTTTGGAGATATTGTCAAAAAAGCGTTTTACCTGGGTGTTGGGATAGCTGCATCGGCAGGCGAGCAAGCGGGGGAAACCATAGGTCAGCTGCGGTCTCAAGCTCAAAAACTCGCAGATGAAATGGTGGCAAAAGGAGAAATGACGACGGAAGAAGCCCGTCGCATGGTTGATGATATGGTGAAGCAGGCTCAACAGCAGCAAAGCGTGGAGGCATCGGGACAGACTCCAACAAATAATGAGCCGCGTCGCATAGAAATCCTTACAGAGGATGAAGAAACCGCAAAGAAACCAGATAAAGATGTGGATGACATGCGGAAACAGGTGGAAGCAATGCAAGAAGAGCTGCGTAGGCTGAGACGAGATTAG